A DNA window from Panthera tigris isolate Pti1 chromosome X, P.tigris_Pti1_mat1.1, whole genome shotgun sequence contains the following coding sequences:
- the LOC102962540 gene encoding cytochrome c oxidase assembly factor 1 homolog: MPLPLGKRVLFSSVVVSGSCALTYYLIQKAFSRASYYELVLEQLHSHPESLEALCTPLNINYLHLTDKYNFVDIASTQLKIPVSGFKSEGHLYVSSSRDAPFQRWHLQDVFLNLKDG, encoded by the coding sequence ATGCCATTGCCTCTGGGGAAACGGGTCCTTTTTTCCAGTGTAGTGGTCAGTGGGAGCTGTGCCCTTACATATTACCTTATACAAAAAGCTTTTTCCAGGGCTTCCTATTACGAGCTGGTATTGGAGCAGCTGCACAGCCACCCTGAGTCCCTGGAAGCTCTGTGCACTCCTCTCAACATCAACTATCTACACCTCACTGACAAGTACAACTTCGTGGATATTGCCAGTACCCAGTTGAAGATTCCTGTCTCTGGATTCAAGTCAGAGGGCCATCTCTATGTCAGCTCATCCAGAGATGCCCCCTTTCAGAGATGGCACCTTCAGGATGTCTTCTTAAATCTCAAGGATGGTTAG